From the Alphaproteobacteria bacterium genome, one window contains:
- a CDS encoding glycosyltransferase, whose amino-acid sequence MMTPKISVIIPVFNNDDTIERALLSVKSQTCPIHEVLICDDGSVDRTLEICQSFSKKLPLKIIPSAQQTGAAAARNRGIVKASGDLIAFLDADDEWRPQKLKLQVQKFLNDPEVTFVSSFADFYTYDGRYIHQIHPNRKPVEGGDTWKTFLQYNFICTPTVIAKRESLLKVSGFNEQLPVAEDLDLWIKLACDGKLAFVFETLVNVYNRPNSLIKSFGSGEIDYTLPMILRHIAANKNRLSSIEINRILGARYSQFGRNQYYQESALKGLLLMVKAVQYDLIYLKNVYFILRFSALGQWLKNKLSTETHEYDSCINLEKEMSEVELLVTVDVEEEFDWSAPFSCHKPQTESMKHFHLAHDIMTKHGFKAIYLLDYPILEDPFAVSLFKKWLKAGQCEIGVQLHPWVTPPYEEELNRYNSFAGNLPFKLEYQKLQNLRDRIYQEFGVSPKYYKAGRYGFGKNTAKILKSLGFEVDLSFVPHTSFKSEGGPDYRDVPDYAFWLDEHKTLKEIPLTKNFTGLLSSIGRYLYPVIDHPGFKKLRLPGIFARLGLLNRVNLSPEGSSLQECIDLVKTRLRKGQKIFVYSFHSSSLMLGGNPYVKSQEDLNAFLQHLDGFYAFFSSQCQKECLINQPTVCSAEPEA is encoded by the coding sequence ATGATGACTCCAAAAATTTCTGTTATTATTCCTGTATTCAACAATGATGATACCATTGAACGAGCTCTTTTATCTGTAAAGTCTCAGACATGTCCAATTCATGAAGTTCTGATTTGTGATGATGGATCGGTCGATCGCACACTCGAAATCTGTCAGAGTTTTTCAAAAAAACTTCCTTTGAAAATAATACCTTCAGCTCAGCAAACGGGAGCCGCTGCTGCGAGAAATCGTGGTATTGTTAAAGCATCTGGGGATCTCATTGCTTTTCTGGACGCAGATGATGAATGGCGTCCCCAAAAGTTAAAATTACAGGTTCAAAAATTTCTCAATGATCCTGAGGTGACTTTCGTTTCCTCTTTTGCTGATTTTTATACCTATGATGGTCGTTATATTCACCAAATTCATCCAAACAGAAAACCAGTTGAAGGTGGAGACACCTGGAAGACTTTTCTCCAATATAATTTTATTTGTACGCCTACTGTGATTGCAAAAAGAGAGAGTCTTTTGAAGGTGAGTGGGTTCAATGAGCAATTACCGGTTGCAGAAGATTTAGATTTATGGATCAAGTTAGCCTGTGATGGGAAGTTAGCTTTTGTTTTTGAGACATTGGTGAATGTCTATAATCGTCCAAACAGTTTGATTAAAAGCTTTGGCTCGGGTGAAATTGATTACACACTTCCGATGATTCTAAGACACATTGCAGCCAATAAAAATCGTCTATCATCTATAGAAATTAACCGTATTCTTGGGGCCAGATATAGCCAGTTTGGTCGAAATCAATATTATCAAGAGAGTGCTTTAAAAGGGCTATTATTGATGGTAAAGGCTGTTCAGTATGATCTTATCTATCTTAAAAATGTTTATTTCATATTACGCTTTTCTGCATTAGGCCAATGGTTGAAAAATAAATTAAGCACAGAGACTCATGAATATGATTCTTGTATCAATCTCGAAAAAGAGATGAGTGAAGTAGAGTTGCTTGTGACCGTTGATGTTGAAGAGGAATTCGATTGGTCGGCTCCATTCAGTTGTCATAAACCACAAACAGAATCGATGAAGCACTTTCATTTGGCTCATGATATTATGACTAAGCATGGTTTTAAGGCCATATATCTCCTTGATTACCCTATTCTTGAAGATCCGTTTGCAGTCTCTCTTTTTAAGAAATGGCTTAAAGCAGGGCAGTGTGAAATCGGCGTACAGCTCCATCCTTGGGTGACGCCTCCTTATGAAGAAGAGCTTAACAGGTATAATTCTTTTGCAGGAAATCTGCCTTTCAAACTTGAATATCAGAAATTACAAAATCTGCGAGATCGAATTTATCAGGAATTTGGAGTGAGCCCTAAATATTATAAGGCTGGTCGCTATGGTTTTGGTAAGAATACAGCAAAAATTTTAAAATCTTTGGGTTTTGAAGTTGATTTAAGTTTTGTGCCTCATACAAGTTTCAAATCAGAAGGAGGGCCTGATTATAGGGATGTTCCAGACTATGCTTTTTGGCTTGATGAACATAAAACGCTCAAAGAAATCCCTTTAACTAAAAATTTCACGGGTTTGCTTAGTTCGATCGGGAGATATCTGTATCCGGTCATTGACCATCCTGGGTTCAAAAAATTAAGATTGCCTGGTATTTTCGCACGCCTAGGCTTGCTCAACCGCGTGAATCTGTCGCCTGAAGGCAGCTCGCTTCAAGAATGTATTGACCTGGTCAAAACAAGATTACGCAAGGGTCAAAAGATTTTTGTCTATAGCTTTCATTCTTCCTCATTGATGTTGGGAGGAAATCCCTATGTGAAAAGCCAAGAAGATCTAAATGCATTTTTACAACATCTTGATGGGTTTTACGCCTTTTTCAGCTCACAATGTCAAAAGGAGTGCCTTATTAATCAGCCGACGGTGTGCTCGGCGGAACCCGAGGCTTGA
- a CDS encoding glycosyltransferase family 2 protein, with translation MTPHKLKIAVVIPFYQKEAGLLRKAIKSAINQDYKCVMDIIIIDDGSPAPAYPECDELEYDKKRIQIRIIRQKNKGVAAARNLALENVSSDTDYIALLDPDDEWKPEHLKTIFKHSQNFDFYFCRHIRYDKEYTAYHKNLQHLSFSKIKPIHNTELIQLKGDVLKEFFLEKFDDIGGTFIINWKKYYNTRFDEEIHLAEDYLFFLKILLQNPKVLYSEKINVRAGNGLNIYYNLPSWKEPMYLKTSYLYFLLIKKYDELIQSYSQYQKYTNLKKKKNASESILCFLYCIFHNKNIAWKWVQKIITIYPQILLWFFPIILQLAIQKTKNKYHQNNNSSQSDNNNSTLKADQIKGK, from the coding sequence ATGACACCACATAAATTAAAAATAGCAGTTGTGATCCCATTTTATCAGAAAGAAGCTGGGCTCTTACGAAAAGCAATAAAATCTGCAATTAACCAAGATTACAAATGTGTCATGGATATTATCATCATTGACGATGGGTCACCTGCGCCCGCATACCCTGAATGTGATGAGCTTGAATATGATAAAAAAAGAATTCAAATTCGAATTATTAGGCAGAAGAATAAGGGTGTAGCCGCCGCTAGAAACCTAGCTTTGGAGAATGTTAGTTCAGATACAGATTATATTGCCCTTCTTGATCCCGATGACGAATGGAAACCCGAACACTTAAAAACAATTTTTAAACATAGCCAAAATTTTGACTTCTATTTTTGCCGACATATTCGATATGATAAAGAATATACAGCTTATCACAAAAATCTCCAACACCTTTCCTTCTCCAAAATAAAACCTATTCATAACACTGAATTAATCCAATTGAAAGGTGATGTCCTTAAAGAATTTTTTTTGGAGAAATTCGATGATATAGGAGGAACATTCATCATAAATTGGAAAAAATATTATAATACGAGATTCGATGAAGAAATTCATTTAGCAGAAGATTATTTATTTTTTCTTAAAATACTACTCCAAAATCCTAAAGTATTATATTCAGAAAAAATTAATGTACGTGCAGGTAACGGTTTAAATATTTACTACAACTTACCATCTTGGAAAGAACCAATGTACCTAAAGACAAGCTATCTATACTTTTTATTAATAAAAAAATATGATGAACTAATTCAATCCTATTCGCAGTATCAAAAATATACAAATCTCAAAAAAAAGAAAAATGCATCTGAATCAATACTATGTTTTCTTTACTGTATATTTCACAACAAGAACATTGCATGGAAGTGGGTTCAAAAAATTATTACCATCTACCCACAAATTCTTTTATGGTTCTTTCCGATCATCTTACAACTCGCTATCCAGAAAACAAAAAACAAATATCACCAAAACAATAATAGCTCACAATCTGACAACAATAATTCCACCTTAAAAGCAGATCAGATCAAAGGTAAGTGA
- a CDS encoding polysaccharide deacetylase family protein, whose product MNTIKSLIKKILYKTGILSIIHHVKNKDNLTVVMFHRVLDQKDPRYLSANPNYTFETIAFKNCLSFLKRHYNIITLKTLEDYYAKNIPLPNCPLLITFDDGWKDNYDYAYPILKEMDISAVLFVATSILNQTAPFWQEKIYGLYKTNQLTKDDFIFLEAILQEDLNHYLPLSDTNIDLFIEKIFNANLSVTEKIKHYLEEHYPSSDRSFLTTEELSILGQDVFEIGLHGHTHHPLTKVKNVSDELQMSLEILEKVKELNKKFQFQKALSFPHGRYNETVQNECFDQGLIFCFTSDRSKMPLNVKDRIIGRYYLTMDLAYSCTGKFTPHELLLWLM is encoded by the coding sequence ATGAATACAATCAAATCTCTTATCAAGAAAATTCTATACAAAACTGGTATTTTATCAATTATCCATCACGTCAAAAATAAGGATAATCTAACAGTTGTGATGTTTCATCGGGTTTTAGACCAAAAAGACCCTCGATACCTAAGCGCGAATCCAAATTACACTTTTGAAACCATAGCCTTTAAAAACTGCCTCTCATTTTTGAAAAGACATTACAACATTATCACACTCAAAACACTTGAAGACTATTATGCAAAGAATATTCCTTTACCAAATTGCCCCCTGCTCATCACATTTGACGATGGCTGGAAAGATAATTATGATTACGCCTATCCGATTTTAAAAGAGATGGACATATCTGCTGTTTTATTTGTCGCAACAAGCATATTGAATCAAACAGCACCCTTCTGGCAAGAAAAAATCTATGGTCTCTACAAAACAAATCAACTCACCAAAGATGATTTTATATTTCTTGAGGCAATTTTGCAGGAAGATTTAAATCACTACTTGCCCCTCTCCGATACAAACATAGACTTGTTCATTGAAAAAATTTTCAATGCGAACTTATCTGTTACTGAAAAAATAAAGCACTATCTTGAGGAACACTATCCATCCTCAGACCGATCCTTTTTAACTACAGAGGAATTATCCATTCTAGGGCAAGATGTTTTTGAAATTGGATTACATGGTCACACGCACCACCCATTAACCAAAGTAAAAAACGTAAGTGATGAATTACAAATGTCACTAGAAATCCTAGAAAAAGTAAAAGAGTTAAATAAAAAATTTCAATTTCAGAAAGCGCTATCCTTTCCTCATGGAAGATATAATGAGACAGTTCAAAACGAATGTTTTGATCAGGGATTAATTTTTTGTTTCACGAGCGATCGTTCTAAAATGCCACTTAATGTCAAAGACAGAATAATTGGGAGATATTATCTTACAATGGATCTGGCTTACAGTTGCACCGGAAAGTTTACTCCTCACGAACTTTTATTATGGTTGATGTAA